From the Amia ocellicauda isolate fAmiCal2 chromosome 21, fAmiCal2.hap1, whole genome shotgun sequence genome, one window contains:
- the ccdc175 gene encoding coiled-coil domain-containing protein 175 has product MSACLVPESAAVLAALEHLGHIEKQLKSEGVAFAQEASLHLREIAGALTALEECRKSAREHLEVETIETSKLRHRVLRLPDDIYREISAAVAAARDSNAVQLLQLQTDMRNIIQDMELMEQRQEILETQNALLFPERESVKGGHRDVIDRLNQQLAKKAGRQILLNETHDHIRDLKGQIESLTHAVQDLEEDLSQERREFVERKENLEKEIAETTVNIQGQKRNKAQKRREADRLVSELMDKEDTVSDHKNSIQKLDTSISRLKTAAKLQRRQLGEEVRKAGALVSQKVDLANELTEVTERFQREARSLHEDITKIEEEMEGTRGVNIERLRAIGSLSERLRAAREREDEHRAVHLEVSRQLQESKHKLEERIDSVARCHIEIRDMEEEMKALGESKEVNSEMWRKTLDELQEQMRRARQSRASFQAERDALSGDLADMRSAHGDLMRELSAAAGLHARRCAELSAERNRLQDSEMAMDGEIRSLREALGQAQRGHELMENALAAEITQIRTTAESLAERVQQDEERLGTSLSALQRVQEEFDTNQINHQETKRRTAELNIKKKNLESAIRALREETKSVLKSKEALKAEIVYLRAAHLQQLKAHAAASSSTGRTLCETGLMLEQVAMENSRLHLCIERLKEEVVAVMADQQRRAEDIEALETERRELCELLLRSWAEDASVTAEHSEQEHCVLHGLQEIVSRLQQRGRKVGSISLRLGQELGGLACLFGTAKP; this is encoded by the exons ATGAGTGCGTGTCTGGTGCCGGAGTCCGCTGCCGTGCTGGCGGCTCTGGAGCATCTGGGCCACATCG AAAAACAGCTTAAAAGTGAGGGTGTTGCCTTTGCGCAGGAGGCGAGTCTGCACCTGCGGGAGATTGCAGGCGCCCTGACCGCGCTG GAAGAGTGCAGGAAGAGTGCGCGCGAACACCTGGAGGTGGAAACGATTGAAACAAGCAAGCTGAGACACAGAGTGCTGCGTCTTCCAGATGACATCTACAGAGAGATCTCAG CCGCTGTCGCTGCAGCCCGGGACTCGAACGCAGTTCAGTTGCTGCAGTTGCAGACGGACATGAGGAATATTATACAGGACATGGAACTGATGGAACAGAGGCAGGAGATTCTAGAAACACAGAATGCATTACTCTT TCCAGAGAGGGAGTCTGTGAAGGGTGGCCATCGGGATGTCATTGACCGGCTGAACCAGCAGCTGGCCAAGAAAGCCGGCAGACAGATCCTGCTGAACGAGACGCACGACCACATCCGAGACCTCAAGGGGCAGATCGAGAGCCTGACGCACGCGGTGCAGGACCTGGAGGAAGACCTGAGTCAGGAGAGGCGTGAATTTGTGGAGAGGAAGGAGAATCTCGAAAAAGAA ATTGCTGAAACCACAGTCAACATCCAGGGGCAGAAACGAAACAAAGCGCAGAAACGGAGGGAAGCTGACAGGCTGGTCTCGGAGTTGATGGACAAGGAAGACACCGTTTCTGATCACAAGAAT AGCATTCAAAAGCTGGACACGAGTATCTCCCGACTGAAAACCGCAGCAAAACTGCAGAGGAGGCAACTCGGTGAAGAAGTGCGAAAGGCTGGGGCACTGGTCAGTCAGAA GGTTGATCTCGCTAACGAACTGACCGAAGTGACGGAGAGGTTCCAAAGAGAAGCTCGTTCCCTGCATGAGGACATTACCAAG ATCGAAGAGGAAATGGAAGGCACTCGAGGGGTGAACATCGAGCGCCTGCGGGCGATCGGGAGTCTGAGCGAGCGCTTGCGGGCGGCCCGAGAGAGGGAGGATGAGCACAGGGCGGTGCATCTGGAGGTCTCAAGACA GCTGCAAGAGTCAAAACACAAGCTGGAAGAGAGGATTGACTCAGTGGCACGGTGTCACATTGAGATCAGGGACATGGAAGAGGAGATGAAGGCACTTGGAGAAAGCAAGGA GGTTAACTCAGAGATGTGGCGGAAAACCTTGGACGAACTGCAGGAGCAAATGCGCCGAGCCAGACAGAGCAG GGCGTCGTTCCAGGCTGAGAGAGACGCGCTGAGCGGGGATCTGGCAGACATGCGCAGCGCACACGGAGACCTGATGAGGGAGCTGAGCGCAGCCGCCGGGCTCCACGCGAGGAGATGTGCCGAACTCAGTGCCGAG AGAAACCGACTCCAGGACTCGGAGATGGCGATGGACGGTGAGATCCGGTCTCTCCGCGAGGCTCTCGGCCAGGCGCAACGCGGACATGAGCTCATGGAAAACGCTCTGGCTGCAGAAATCACTCAGATCAGA ACCACAGCGGAGTCGTTAGCCGAGCGTGTCCAGCAGGACGAGGAGCGGCTCGGGACCAGCCTCTCCGCTCTGCAGCGGGTCCAAGAGGAGTTTGACACCAACCAGATTAACCACCAGGAGACAAAGAGACGCACTGCAG AGTtgaacattaaaaagaaaaatttgGAATCGGCCATCCGAGCCTTAAGGGAGGAGACCAAGTCAGTGCTGAAGTCAAAG GAAGCGCTGAAAGCTGAAATTGTGTATCTGCGAGCCGCTCACCTGCAGCAACTGAAAGCGCATGCGGCCGCGAGCAGCAGCACGGGCAGGACGCTATGCGAGACGGGTCTCATGCTGGAGCAGGTGGCCATGGAGAACAGCCGGCTGCACCTG TGCATCGAGAGGCTGAAGGAGGAGGTCGTCGCTGTCATGGCCGACCAGCAGAGACGCGCCGAGGACATCGAGGCGCTGGAGACAGAAAGGCGGGAGCTGTGCG AGCTTCTCCTCCGCTCCTGGGCTGAAGACGCCTCCGTGACCGCG GAGCACTCAGAGCAGGAGCACTGCGTCCTGCACGGCCTGCAGGAGATCGTGAGCAGACTGCAGCAGAGGGGGCGAAAGGTCGGCTCCATCAGCCTCAGACTCGGCCAGGAGCTGGGCGGCCTGGCCTGCCTGTTCGGGACCGCTAAGCCATGA
- the gpr135 gene encoding G-protein coupled receptor 135 codes for MDLSVIMSLALLGGGGGGNTSGRELLLDILTPTPAPASLSTHLGTGNQSGRGADQDRHSAPGKDAEPSSLLHGIAVAAQALILLLIFLLSSLGNAAVVIVIIKHRQLRTVTNAFIMSLSLSDFLTAVLCLPFSFIMLFSRDGSWIFGDCFCVANGFFNTCFGIISTLTMTLISFDRYYAIVRQPQEKIGRRKATQLLVAVWVSAVLFSFPWDVLVPPSETLVVHKRGFYHCMYVFHSSTSRMGTAYSISLIVVCYLLPFALMCFCHYNICKTVRLSEIRVRPVTTYAHLLRFYSEMRTATTVLIMIVFIIFCWGPYCVMGIITAVGDYPFSPVMDTVAIWMAWANGAINPLIYALRNPNISMLLGRNREEGYRTRNIAAYLSTQSQSREARTRADRIRDRYVNRHGAGSRLSSSSPANGGDVAMWACKNPAVLFCRDGQPDTLSEPAVPKSETADTSL; via the coding sequence ATGGATTTGTCTGTGATTATGAGCCTTGCTTTgctcggcggcggcggcggcggcaacACCTCGGGGAGAGAGCTGCTGCTGGACATCCTCACCCCCACCCCGGCGCCGGCCAGCCTCAGCACCCACCTGGGCACCGGCAACCAGAGCGGCCGCGGAGCCGACCAGGACCGGCACTCTGCCCCCGGAAAGGACGCCGAGCCCAGCTCCCTTCTGCACGGCATCGCAGTGGCCGCGCAAgccctcatcctcctcctcatcttccTCCTCTCCAGCCTGGGAAACGCGGCGGTGGTCATCGTCATCATCAAACACCGGCAGCTGCGGACGGTCACTAACGCCTTCATCATGTCCCTGTCGCTGTCCGACTTCCTCACGGCCGTGCTGTGTCTGCCCTTCTCCTTCATCATGCTCTTCAGCCGGGACGGCAGCTGGATCTTCGGGGACTGCTTCTGCGTGGCCAATGGCTTCTTCAACACCTGCTTCGGCATCATCTCCACCCTGACCATGACTCTGATCTCTTTCGACCGCTACTACGCCATCGTCAGGCAGCCCCAGGAGAAGATCGGGAGGAGGAAGGCCACGCAGCTGCTGGTGGCCGTCTGGGTGAGCGCCGTGCTCTTCTCCTTCCCCTGGGACGTGCTGGTGCCCCCCTCCGAAACCCTGGTGGTCCACAAGAGGGGCTTCTACCACTGCATGTACGTCTTTCACTCCAGCACCTCCAGGATGGGCACTGCCTACAGCATCTCCCTGATCGTGGTCTGCTACCTCCTGCCCTTCGCCCTCATGTGCTTCTGCCACTACAACATCTGCAAGACGGTGCGGCTGTCCGAGATCCGGGTGCGGCCGGTGACCACCTATGCGCACCTGCTGCGATTCTACAGCGAGATGAGGACGGCCACCACCGTGCTGATCATGATCGTCTTCATCATTTTCTGCTGGGGGCCGTACTGTGTCATGGGCATCATCACCGCCGTGGGGGACTACCCTTTCAGCCCCGTCATGGACACCGTGGCTATCTGGATGGCGTGGGCCAACGGGGCCATCAACCCGCTCATCTACGCCCTGAGGAACCCCAACATCTCCATGCTCCTGGGGCGCAACAGGGAGGAAGGGTACAGGACTAGAAACATCGCCGCCTACCTGTCCACGCAGAGCCAGAGCCGGGAGGCCAGGACCCGGGCCGACCGGATTAGAGACCGGTATGTGAACAGACACGGGGCGGGCAGTCGCTTGTCCTCCTCCAGTCCGGCCAATGGTGGGGACGTGGCCATGTG
- the l3hypdh gene encoding trans-L-3-hydroxyproline dehydratase translates to MAETSPAVQPIQLPPHDGSVLSVVDMHTGGEPLRVIVSGFPEVHGDSVLAKRRYIWQNLDHLRRALMFEPRGHYDMYGALIVKSELEEADLGVLFMHNQGYSTMCGHAVIALGRFAVDYGYVKAPVSPETQVNIQCPCGLVKAFVQYANGKTGRVRFHSVPAFAFATDVAVSVPGHGVVAVDIGYGGAFYAFVSAEKFGLDVNESRTRDLVDAAAAVTAAVKAQVKLHHPTSPDLAYLYGTILTDGKDAFSEEPSANVCVFADSQVDRSPTGSGVTARIALQFHKGLIPLDTTRTFQSGATGSQFTGKAVEETTCGDFKAVIVEVAGQAHYTGTASFVFEKDDTLNKGFLLK, encoded by the exons ATGGCAGAGACTTCACCGGCAGTGCAGCCGATCCAGCTCCCCCCCCACGATGGCTCGGTGCTCTCGGTGGTGGACATGCACACCGGCGGGGAGCCTCTGCGGGTCATAGTGAGCGGCTTCCCGGAGGTGCACGGAGACAGCGTCCTGGCGAAAAGGCGCTATATATGGCAGAACCTGGACCATCTGAGGAGAGCGCTGATGTTTGAGCCCCGGGGGCACTATGATATGTACGGCGCGCTGATAGTCAAGAGCGAGCTGGAGGAGGCGGATCTGGGGGTGCTCTTCATGCACAACCAGGGGTACAGCACCATGTGCGGCCATGCGGTCATCGCGCTGGGCAGGTTCGCGGTGGATTATGGGTATGTCAAAGCGCCCGTGTCCCCCGAGACCCAGGTCAACATCCAGTGCCCCTGCGGCCTGGTGAAGGCCTTCGTCCAGTACGCCAATGGGAAGACTGGTAGGGTGCGCTTCCACAGCGTGCCGGCGTTTGCCTTTGCAACAG ACGTTGCCGTCTCCGTGCCGGGACACGGGGTCGTCGCGGTGGACATCGGCTACGGTGGGGCTTTCTATGCCTTCGTCAGCGCGGAGAAGTTTGGGTTGGACGTCAACGAGTCCAGGACCAGGGACCTCGTGGACGCAGCGGCCGCAGTGACGGCGGCGGTCAAAGCACAG GTGAAACTTCACCATCCCACCAGTCCTGACTTGGCTTACCTCTACGGCACCATCCTCACCGATGGCAAGGACGCCTTTTCTGAGGAACCATCGGCCAACGTGTGCGTGTTTGCCGACTCCCAG GTTGACAGGAGTCCAACCGGCTCAGGAGTGACGGCCCGCATTGCCCTGCAGTTTCATAAAGGGCTTATTCCTCTGGACACGACCAGAACCTTTCAGAGCGGAGCCACGGGTTCCCAGTTTACCGGCAAAGCAGTCGAG GAAACCACCTGCGGCGACTTCAAGGCGGTTATAGTAGAAGTTGCAGGACAGGCACATTATACTGGGACGGCTAGCTTTGTGTTTGAAAAGGATGACACTTTGAACAAAGGCTTTCTTCTGAAGTAA
- the jkamp gene encoding JNK1/MAPK8-associated membrane protein translates to MAVEMSSTCPGLYCGKTLMNGSSEGECGVCPRGERTNMQKICQKCTEFPELYDWLYLGFMAMLPLVLHWFFIEWYSGKKSSSALFQHVTALLECSAAALVTLLVNDPVGLLSIRSCKVQMLSDWYTMLYNPSPDYVTTLHCTQEAVFPLYTIVFIYYAFCLVFMMLLRPLLVKKIACGLGKSDRFKSIYAALYFFPILTVLQAVGGGLLYYAFPYIILVLSLVTLAVYMSASEIQSFKSLVAKKKRLVVLFSHWLLHAYGIISISRLDKLEQDLPLLALVPAPALFYLLTAKYTEPNRILSEGGNGH, encoded by the exons ATGG CCGTGGAGATGAGCTCCACCTGCCCGGGCCTGTACTGCGGCAAGACCCTGATGAACGGCTCCTCCGAGGGCGAGTGCGGG GTCTGTCCGAGGGGCGAGAGGACCAACATGCAGAAGATCTGCCAGAAGTGCACCGAGTTCCCCGAGCTCTACGACTGGCTGTACCTGGGCTTCATGGCCATGCTGCCCCTCGTGCTGCACTGGTTCTTCATCGAGTGGTATTCTGGGAAGAAGAG CTCCAGCGCCCTGTTCCAGCACGTCACCGCGCTCCTCGAGTGCAGCGCCGCGGCCCTCGTCACCCTGCTGGTGAATGACCCCGTGGGCCTCCTGTCCATCCGCTCCTGCAAGGTCCAGATGCTGTCGGACTGGTACACCATGCTCTACAACCCCAGCCCGGACTACGTCACCACGCTGCACTGCACCCAGGAGGCCGTCTTCCCCTT GTACACGAtcgtgtttatttattatgctTTCTGCCTGGTGTTCATGATGCTGCTGCGGCCCCTGCTGGTGAAGAAGATCGCCTGTGGCCTGGGGAAGTCGGACCGCTTTAAGAGCATCTACGCCGCGCTCTACTTCTTCCCCATCCTGACCGTCCTGCaggcggtggggggggggcttctCT ACTACGCTTTTCCATACATTATCCTGGTGCTGTCATTGGTGACCCTGGCCGTCTACATGTCCGCTTCGGAAATACAG TCCTTTAAGAGCCTCGTGGCCAAGAAGAAGCGGCTGGTGGTGCTCTTCAGCCACTGGCTCCTCCACGCCTACGGCATCATCTCCATCTCCAGGCTGGACAAGCTGGAGCAGGACCTGCCTCTGCTCGCCCTGGTGCCGGCGCCCGCGCTCTTCTACCTGCTGACCGCTAAGTACACCGAGCCCAACCGGATCTTGTCCGAGGGGGGGAACGGGCACTGA